Below is a genomic region from Streptomyces ferrugineus.
TCGGCCGAGAGATCGGCGGCGGCCTCCAAGGTCTGCGGCAGCAGGCCGAGGAGGTGGGCCGCGACCGTGTTGTGGGCGAGGGCCTCGTCCAGGCCGGTGGAGTGGACGCGGGCGGACTCGTCGCTGAGCGGGACGAGACGACTCACCGTACGCACCGGGCCGCGTACGCCCTCGATCGCGGCCGCAAACAGGGCGGACGCCTCGGAGGGGTGCCAGGACAGGGCCGTTCGGATGGCGGCCAGGTCCGGTGTGAGGGGGGTGAGGACGCCACCGCTCAGGCGGTCCAGTACGTCGGTCCGGGGGATCTCCCCGTCCGTTCCCGGACCGGCGACGTACACGGTGGCGGGCACGCCGGCGAGTCGGCATGCGGCGAGAGCCAGCGCGTCGACCAGCGGACTGCACAGGGTCTTCTCGTCGCCGTGCGCGAGGATGTCGCCGCCGACGTCGACGATGCGGACGTGGTCGTGACCGGTGTCCGCGAGGCGCCGGATCTGCTCGGCCAGTGCCGTCAAACCCTGCCACGGGTCGAGCAGAACGAGGCGTGCGGGGAGGTGGGCGGCCAGGTCGGGCAGGGTGGAGCCGGCCGGGGTGATGGCCCGTGTGGTGGGGGTGATCACGGGTACGCCCGCTCGGTGGGTGAGGCCGGTGAAGTGCTCGGCTCCCAGAGGGCCGGGGGTGGGGTCGACTTCGGGGCGTTCCCAGGCGTACGTGGCGATCGTGGTCTCACTCTCGCCGAGGGGTGCGCCGGTGAGGGTGCGGCCCACCGTGGCCGCGGTGATCGCGGTGCCCACGGGGTCCCCGCCACCGCCCGCGGCGATGAACAGGTCGCTCACGCGCTCTCCCGGGCGGTGCCGATCCCGGTGATCCGCACCGGCGTGCCCATGTTCCTGCGGGCGCGGGCGTTGGCCTCGTGCAGGCCCTCGTAGTACTCGCGGTCGAGGGTTTTGACGTGGTCGGAGTAGAACATCCAGGAAAGGATGTCGCGGTACTTGAAGCCCTTGGGCGTGAGCTGGACGCGGCGCGGGCCGACGCGGTGGATCAAACCGTTGGCGTGGGCGGCGTCGAGGATCTCCTCCACCTCCTCGCCGATCATGTCCAGGCCGAAGCGGTCGAGTTCGGACAGATCGAGGTCGAAGGTGTCGAGCACGAGGCGTTTGCGGACGATCTCCTCCGGGGTGAGCGCGAACCCCGTGGTCGGCTGCAGGCGGTGCGCCTTGGCGCTGCGGATGTAGTCGGCGACCTCGCTCATGGACGGCTTGACGCTGCCGGTCATGTAGTCGAGGACGGAGGTGTAGGAGCGGGCCCCGACACCGAGGCCGAGCAGGGGGACGCCGTGGAAGGTGAGGACCTTCTGCGCATAGCCGCCGCGACCGGGCTTCTTGTAGCGGACGGAGCCCTCCTGGACGTAGCCGTGCGCGGTGAACACCTCACGGGCGTAGTCGTAGCGCTCGTACAGCTCGGGCCGCCACATGTACTGGTACGCGCCGGTCTTGGAGAACCACGCGTCCGGTCGCACCGTGAGGAAGTAGGTGGAGATGGTCGTCGGGGCGAGCCCCGCCAGCTCGTCCACCGAGTGCCGCCAGGTCTCGGGGGTCTGCCCGGCGAACCCCATGATCAGATCCGTCGACAGGTCCGGCAGTCCGCGCTCGTGGACGATCTCGACGGCCCTGCGGATGACGTCCTCGCCCGCCTGGCCGCGCCCGGCCTCGCGGATCTCCTGCGGTACCAGCGACTGGATGCCGATGTTGGCGCGGGTGAGGCCCAGGTCGAGCAGCCGCCCGAAGCCGTCGGGGTCGGCGACGATGGAGTCCGGAGTGGCCTCCAGGGCCACCTCCTCCACGGTGGAGCGCCAGTTGGGGTAGATCTCGCCCAGGGTGGCGAAGATCTGCTCGAAGTGCCGGGTCGAGAGCAGCGCGGGGGTGCCGCCGCCGATGTAGACGGTGCGCAGCCGGCGCGCCCGGATGATCTCCGCGTGGTCGCGGAGCTGGGTGCAGAGCGCGTCGGTGTAGGCGTCGTAGAGGTCCTCGTCCGTGGATATGACGGTGTAGAGGTTGCAGAACCCGCATTTGTAGCGGCAGAACGGGACGTGCAGATACAGGCTGAGTTCGGGCACCTGGTAGGCGGCCAGGTCCTTCGCCCATACGTCGTGGACGTCCCAGGCGCCCTCGTCGAGCCGCCGGTAGGTGGAGCGGGGCGGATACGAGTACTGGTACGGGGGGATGACGCCCTGTCGGATGTACTCGGCGAGCTGGTCGTGCGGGCTGTTCACGATGGATGACTCCTTCGCACCATGCCGTTCGATTGACCGTGCCCACCGATCCGAACACGCAACATTTTGTTGAAGCTATCGGTG
It encodes:
- a CDS encoding DUF1152 domain-containing protein, giving the protein MSDLFIAAGGGGDPVGTAITAATVGRTLTGAPLGESETTIATYAWERPEVDPTPGPLGAEHFTGLTHRAGVPVITPTTRAITPAGSTLPDLAAHLPARLVLLDPWQGLTALAEQIRRLADTGHDHVRIVDVGGDILAHGDEKTLCSPLVDALALAACRLAGVPATVYVAGPGTDGEIPRTDVLDRLSGGVLTPLTPDLAAIRTALSWHPSEASALFAAAIEGVRGPVRTVSRLVPLSDESARVHSTGLDEALAHNTVAAHLLGLLPQTLEAAADLSAELTGIHELDRERVGAAAAPAGGALPESARAAREAIREAAQGAPHVTLRFAARALGLTWRRIPALRALLGADGPVLPVA
- a CDS encoding coproporphyrinogen-III oxidase family protein encodes the protein MNSPHDQLAEYIRQGVIPPYQYSYPPRSTYRRLDEGAWDVHDVWAKDLAAYQVPELSLYLHVPFCRYKCGFCNLYTVISTDEDLYDAYTDALCTQLRDHAEIIRARRLRTVYIGGGTPALLSTRHFEQIFATLGEIYPNWRSTVEEVALEATPDSIVADPDGFGRLLDLGLTRANIGIQSLVPQEIREAGRGQAGEDVIRRAVEIVHERGLPDLSTDLIMGFAGQTPETWRHSVDELAGLAPTTISTYFLTVRPDAWFSKTGAYQYMWRPELYERYDYAREVFTAHGYVQEGSVRYKKPGRGGYAQKVLTFHGVPLLGLGVGARSYTSVLDYMTGSVKPSMSEVADYIRSAKAHRLQPTTGFALTPEEIVRKRLVLDTFDLDLSELDRFGLDMIGEEVEEILDAAHANGLIHRVGPRRVQLTPKGFKYRDILSWMFYSDHVKTLDREYYEGLHEANARARRNMGTPVRITGIGTARESA